The Vigna unguiculata cultivar IT97K-499-35 chromosome 6, ASM411807v1, whole genome shotgun sequence genome contains a region encoding:
- the LOC114188658 gene encoding zinc finger CCHC domain-containing protein 7-like codes for MGRKEKPKSKAMEERGDDHFTGASPSLVFSSDDDEANQDLSLKIVEKAMRMRAAKHAAPSDDVLSSQTLELAVVRNVSVSDVPSAIADSEVKEKKKITKLKIEIGDESVVIANEQEMEQTIKDNENHESVEGGAVQTGDNMVLRKLLRGPRYFDPPNNSWGACFNCGEEGHAAVNCSVAKRKKPCYVCGVLGHNAKQCTKTKDCFICKKGGHRARDCPEKHASTPGTIAICLKCGNSGHDMFGCKNDYSLDDLQEIQCYVCKKLGHLCCVNSDDATPGEISCYKCGRLGHTGLACSRLQDEIASGATPSSCFKCGEEGHFARECTSAVKTVKRSRDSSRTKDKRSHKENDYIGNRSAPNDMDVARRKKRSPTEERGGFSLPKKSKSRGGWMQEHPDEERGFTTPKKSKSRGGWTTEHPAEHKGYTTPKKSRSRGDWSTEHPEEFFPPMAMRNSYRFSGSPYSRSTTIHSFGSGSHTPGYKSSKVWTGHDGTPMSQGSAWSNHHRFSASRFGNSSSGGYGRNYSRW; via the exons ATGGGGCGCAAAGAGAAGCCAAAATCGAAGGCAATGGAGGAGCGCGGCGATGACCATTTTACCGGCGCTTCGCCGTCACTTGTCTTCAGCAGCGACGACGACGAAGCCAACCAAGATCTCAGCCTCAAGATTGTCGAAAAAGCCATGCGAATGCGTGCAGCCAAGCACGCCGCCCCAAGCGACGACGTTTTGTCTTCGCAGACACTCGAGCTCGCTGTGGTCCGGAACGTCAGCGTTTCTGATGTGCCCAGTGCAATCGCTGATTCTGaagtgaaggagaagaagaaaataactaAGTTGAAGATTGAGATTGGGGATGAAAGT gTTGTTATAGCCAATGAACAAGAGATGGAGCAGACCATCAAAGATAATGAGAATCATGAGTCTGTGGAAGGAGGTGCAGTTCAGACAGGCGACAATATGGTTCTGCGAAAGCTGCTT CGGGGCCCGAGGTATTTTGATCCACCAAACAATAGTTGGGGAGCGTGTTTCAACTGTGGCGAGGAAGGTCATGCTGCTGTGAACTGTTCAGTGGCAAAGCGGAAGAAGCCATGCTATGTTTGTGGTGTTTTGGGACACAATGCAAAACAATGTACTAAA ACAAAAGATTGCTTTATCTGTAAGAAAGGTGGTCACCGTGCTAGAGACTGCCCGGAGAAGCATGCAAGTACTCCCGGAACCATTGCAATTTGCTTAAAGTGTGGAAATTCTGGGCATGATATGTTTGGATGCAAGAATGATTATTCATTGGATGATCTTCAG GAAATTCAATGTTATGTCTGCAAGAAACTTGGCCACTTGTGCTGTGTCAATTCTGATGATGCAACACCAGGAGAAATTTCTTGTTACAAATGTGGTCGGTTGGGTCATACTGGTTTG GCATGTTCAAGGTTGCAGGATGAGATTGCAAGTGGAGCGACACCTAGTTCATGCTTCAAATGTGGTGAAGAAGGGCATTTTGCCCGGGAGTGCACAAGTGCTGTAAAG ACAGTAAAGAGGAGTCGTGACTCATCACgcacaaaagataaaagatcccataaagaaaatgattacaTAGGAAATAGATCAGCACCTAATGATATGGATGTAGCTCGCAGAAAGAAACGATCTCCTACGGAAGAGAGAGGAGGCTTTTCTCTTCCCAAGAAATCAAAGAGTAGAGGTGGCTGGATGCAGGAGCATCCTGACGAAGAAAGAGGCTTTACAACTCCAAAGAAATCCAAGAGTAGAGGTGGGTGGACAACGGAGCATCCGGCGGAACATAAAGGCTATACAACTCCTAAGAAATCCAGGAGTAGAGGTGACTGGAGCACCGAGCATCCTGAAGAATTCTTTCCTCCCATGGCAATGAGGAACAGCTATAGGTTTTCAGGGTCACCATATTCCAGAAGCACTACAATTCATTCCTTCGGTAGTGGAAGTCATACTCCAGGTTATAAATCTTCCAAGGTGTGGACTGGTCATGATGGAACCCCTATGTCCCAAGGTTCAGCTTGGTCAAATCATCATAGGTTTTCAGCGTCTAGGTTTGGAAATTCTAGTAGTGGTGGGTATGGTAGGAATTACAGCCGGTGGTAG